A stretch of Spirosoma oryzicola DNA encodes these proteins:
- a CDS encoding recombinase family protein, protein MDQETVPVALFVRVSKKSQSYERQVLELTRHAERLGYKIAQVVHEKGSATKRRNVERPELEELLQLCRKRTIKKILVTEFTRLGRRRGETPQLVEEITELGVSIYAHNLHLETLLPNYKRNPVTNMILAVMVEMGAQETERLSERIISGQEEARNNGVRIGRPIGSVIGNKELLEKYPRIVKDLKAGLSIRQISAIRSNSKDTVQRVKKALNSNQFPSNPLN, encoded by the coding sequence ATGGATCAAGAAACTGTTCCGGTGGCACTATTTGTAAGGGTATCCAAAAAGTCTCAAAGCTATGAGCGGCAAGTGTTAGAACTCACAAGGCATGCAGAGAGATTAGGATACAAGATTGCCCAAGTTGTTCATGAGAAAGGAAGTGCTACCAAACGTCGAAACGTTGAACGGCCTGAGTTGGAGGAATTGCTGCAGCTATGTAGAAAGCGTACTATCAAAAAAATATTGGTAACCGAATTTACTAGACTTGGGCGACGTCGTGGGGAAACACCACAATTAGTAGAAGAAATCACAGAGCTGGGTGTTTCAATCTATGCACATAATCTACATTTAGAAACATTGTTACCTAACTATAAACGTAATCCAGTAACGAATATGATCTTAGCCGTAATGGTAGAAATGGGAGCACAGGAAACTGAGCGTTTGTCTGAGCGCATTATTTCAGGTCAAGAAGAAGCTCGTAACAATGGGGTTCGCATCGGGCGGCCAATAGGAAGCGTTATTGGAAATAAAGAACTACTAGAAAAATACCCACGGATTGTTAAAGATCTTAAAGCAGGGCTCAGTATTCGGCAGATTTCTGCTATCCGAAGTAACTCAAAAGACACAGTTCAACGAGTAAAAAAAGCACTAAATAGTAATCAGTTTCCATCTAACCCTCTAAATTAA
- a CDS encoding phage integrase SAM-like domain-containing protein: MNISRMDISFWRRRSKQNGKAVIYCRITVSGERIDIGSTGHTIGWENWDGERVTKAEPESYFMNGHLDTMRDQLRAHYSDLFRKKEKITAAKIRRLFEGQSSAVSLLSAFELYLKDCQADAERNLVEETIGVYDNVRKKLTDFLISRKAIDLLVEDFDLTWVKAYRGWMKKFKQANGKIGHADSYIAKQTQTIKNVIAWAKLNKLTDKNPLDGYKVKGITYGDPVFLTNDQFETLLKHRFKSPKLQQVADLFIILCRTGFHYGDLEDFIRVHKTALRPGIDGEVWLMKARIKNDVMAKIPQFDEVKKIVAKYGGWDQLPLISLVKFNFWLKLVAAEMNLHPELSSKAGRKTFTDWCFNTLCLTTDAVKVLLGRKSDKGMEVYGKPDERRVSVELKASKAMQARQRNKVS, translated from the coding sequence ATGAACATTTCAAGAATGGACATTAGCTTTTGGAGACGCAGAAGCAAGCAAAACGGTAAAGCCGTGATTTATTGCCGCATCACGGTAAGCGGCGAACGAATTGACATCGGTAGTACTGGCCATACTATCGGGTGGGAAAACTGGGACGGTGAGCGGGTAACAAAAGCCGAGCCTGAATCCTACTTCATGAATGGCCACTTAGACACCATGCGTGATCAGCTGCGGGCTCACTACAGCGATTTATTCAGAAAGAAAGAAAAGATCACAGCAGCCAAGATCAGACGCTTGTTTGAGGGCCAGAGCTCTGCTGTTAGTTTGCTATCAGCCTTCGAGCTTTACTTGAAGGATTGCCAGGCCGATGCTGAGCGCAACCTGGTAGAAGAAACTATTGGCGTGTATGACAACGTCCGAAAAAAGCTCACTGACTTTCTGATCTCGCGCAAAGCCATCGATCTACTCGTTGAAGACTTCGACTTGACTTGGGTGAAAGCCTATCGGGGTTGGATGAAAAAATTTAAGCAAGCCAATGGCAAAATCGGCCATGCTGATAGCTACATAGCTAAGCAAACGCAGACCATCAAAAACGTCATTGCGTGGGCCAAATTGAACAAATTGACCGATAAAAACCCTTTAGACGGCTACAAAGTGAAAGGCATAACCTATGGTGACCCGGTCTTTTTGACCAATGATCAATTCGAAACCTTATTAAAGCATCGCTTTAAGAGTCCAAAGCTCCAGCAAGTGGCCGATCTGTTTATCATATTATGTCGAACTGGCTTTCACTATGGTGATCTCGAAGACTTCATCAGAGTGCACAAAACGGCCCTGCGGCCTGGTATCGATGGCGAGGTGTGGCTGATGAAAGCCCGCATCAAAAACGACGTGATGGCTAAGATTCCGCAATTTGATGAGGTCAAAAAGATCGTGGCTAAATATGGCGGTTGGGACCAGTTGCCGCTCATCAGTTTGGTCAAGTTCAACTTCTGGCTCAAGCTGGTGGCCGCTGAAATGAATCTGCACCCTGAGCTCAGCAGCAAGGCTGGTCGGAAAACGTTTACCGATTGGTGCTTCAATACGCTCTGCCTAACCACCGACGCGGTCAAAGTGCTGCTCGGTCGAAAGTCTGATAAGGGTATGGAAGTTTACGGCAAGCCCGATGAGCGTCGAGTCTCGGTCGAACTGAAAGCCAGTAAAGCGATGCAGGCCCGCCAACGAAATAAGGTTTCCTGA
- a CDS encoding response regulator codes for METPLRILIVEDDLFMATDMEESLGKSGYIICGMATSYEAAIRSMEQSQPDIVLMDIMLNGPIDGITTVKELMRIKWVPVIYITGNSEAETFKRAKGTFPAAFLHKPVRVRELAAQIDLAMHNFYAGNIAGSPELPDHTFLPTGSGYIRVIKTEILFVKADRGNSELFLTPAGFHRIYPTRTYHAINISLNLGRLLPYLSAGFYQLSRSLVINLAYIDRIESNQLYIGSHEIAIPDGARKPLINYLQVVRTR; via the coding sequence ATGGAAACGCCTTTACGAATTCTAATTGTTGAAGATGACTTGTTTATGGCCACCGATATGGAAGAGAGCCTAGGTAAGTCAGGCTACATCATCTGCGGGATGGCAACCAGCTATGAGGCTGCGATCAGGAGTATGGAACAAAGCCAGCCCGACATCGTGCTGATGGATATCATGCTAAACGGGCCGATTGATGGCATTACAACGGTAAAAGAGCTAATGCGCATCAAGTGGGTGCCTGTCATTTACATAACCGGAAATTCGGAAGCGGAGACGTTTAAGCGGGCAAAAGGAACGTTTCCGGCTGCTTTTTTACATAAACCGGTTCGTGTCCGCGAATTAGCCGCTCAAATTGATTTAGCCATGCATAATTTTTACGCAGGAAATATTGCGGGTTCACCTGAATTGCCCGATCACACGTTTCTACCTACGGGTAGTGGTTATATTCGGGTTATTAAGACCGAGATTCTCTTTGTAAAAGCGGATCGTGGCAACAGTGAACTGTTTTTAACGCCAGCGGGCTTTCATCGAATTTATCCTACCAGGACGTACCATGCCATCAATATATCATTAAACCTGGGTAGACTCTTACCCTACCTGTCCGCCGGGTTTTATCAATTGTCGCGTTCGCTGGTTATCAATCTTGCTTACATAGACCGGATTGAGTCGAATCAGCTCTATATCGGTTCGCACGAAATTGCCATTCCCGATGGAGCCCGAAAGCCCCTGATCAATTACTTACAAGTTGTCAGGACACGTTAG
- a CDS encoding sensor histidine kinase, with translation MALTGLLSYSTSAQRPLVGKYLYEKLAKTQQEYKEAIATGDSMEVAEKCYLLGKRHSAVGDYVTAQAWFIRSLRIREPLGPSENIGKVHLRMAENHIVQRQHGQAMTHARQAMANFSHVRSQHGEMGAFIVLAGVHDLGWRMNREKAGSIPEASLDSALFFFRKAERLAIALKKAPDIANVYLCMGKTLALRNGNLALPYLKKAYAINLEQKTPYSIINSLQELASCYLAIDQPLTAKKWLDQAAYVRDTARHGDYWQNGLLEEIYTKLYQQTGQWKLAFEHQQKYNQLRMEALNADREGAIAQAEMRYESEKKGVQLNAQKRMTWMTTVLFGITAIGCLVFYWLFRKYRRLSEHNAKLVKEQNHRVKNNLQSITSLLGLQYNRLTDPAAREAVEESLLRVEAMALVHQRLYDGERLVEVDLREYIPELVSGVLRSFNFDHVQPKYTLSPIWLDADRAISVGLLLNELVTNSCKYAFPDHPNPSLEISCQEVNGKLNVLFLDNGPGFTPKPKANSFGMKLMDMITQKLKGKSYFNMDNGCSFTLSFDLSTLVTLQ, from the coding sequence ATGGCCCTTACAGGATTACTGTCGTACTCCACTTCTGCACAACGCCCGCTAGTAGGTAAGTACTTGTACGAGAAACTGGCGAAAACCCAGCAGGAATATAAGGAAGCGATAGCCACCGGCGATTCGATGGAAGTTGCCGAGAAGTGCTATTTACTAGGCAAACGCCATAGTGCAGTGGGCGATTATGTGACAGCGCAGGCTTGGTTCATTCGATCATTGCGCATCAGAGAACCGCTTGGGCCTTCCGAGAACATTGGTAAGGTGCATCTGCGAATGGCAGAAAACCATATCGTTCAGAGGCAGCATGGGCAGGCAATGACTCATGCTCGTCAGGCGATGGCCAACTTCAGCCACGTTCGTTCACAACACGGCGAAATGGGGGCTTTCATTGTGCTGGCTGGCGTTCACGACCTGGGTTGGCGAATGAATCGAGAGAAAGCGGGATCGATACCGGAAGCTTCGTTAGACAGCGCCCTATTTTTTTTTAGGAAAGCAGAACGATTAGCCATCGCCCTCAAAAAAGCACCAGATATTGCCAATGTCTACCTATGCATGGGGAAAACGTTAGCGTTGCGAAATGGTAATCTGGCTCTTCCATACCTAAAAAAAGCCTATGCAATTAATTTGGAGCAGAAGACCCCCTACAGCATCATTAATAGTTTACAGGAGTTGGCCAGTTGTTACTTGGCTATTGATCAGCCACTCACCGCCAAAAAATGGCTGGATCAGGCGGCTTATGTGCGTGATACGGCCAGGCACGGGGACTACTGGCAGAATGGGCTTCTGGAAGAAATCTACACAAAACTTTATCAGCAAACCGGTCAGTGGAAGCTAGCTTTCGAACATCAGCAAAAGTACAATCAGCTTCGTATGGAAGCGCTGAACGCTGACCGGGAGGGGGCAATAGCACAAGCCGAAATGCGCTATGAAAGCGAAAAAAAAGGAGTGCAGCTCAATGCACAAAAGCGGATGACCTGGATGACGACGGTACTTTTTGGTATAACGGCTATCGGTTGTCTTGTTTTTTACTGGCTATTCCGAAAATACCGTCGGCTTAGTGAGCACAATGCCAAACTAGTAAAAGAGCAGAACCACCGGGTCAAAAACAATCTTCAGTCCATCACGAGTCTGCTTGGGCTACAATACAATCGGCTGACCGATCCTGCTGCCAGAGAAGCCGTTGAGGAAAGCCTTTTGCGTGTGGAAGCGATGGCGCTGGTGCACCAGCGTCTGTATGATGGAGAACGGCTGGTTGAAGTGGATCTTAGGGAATATATTCCTGAGTTAGTCAGTGGCGTGTTGCGCAGCTTCAATTTTGATCATGTTCAGCCCAAGTATACCCTGAGTCCAATATGGCTGGATGCCGACCGAGCCATTAGCGTTGGTTTACTGCTAAATGAGCTAGTGACTAACTCGTGTAAGTACGCATTTCCAGATCACCCAAACCCATCTTTAGAAATAAGCTGTCAGGAAGTAAATGGAAAGCTCAACGTTCTGTTTTTAGACAATGGGCCTGGGTTTACGCCCAAACCGAAAGCAAATTCGTTTGGCATGAAGCTGATGGATATGATTACCCAGAAACTAAAAGGGAAAAGCTATTTCAACATGGACAACGGTTGTTCGTTTACACTGTCGTTCGACTTATCAACGCTGGTTACTCTTCAATAG
- a CDS encoding PPK2 family polyphosphate kinase: MKNLKTSQFRFDGKKKFLIADNPTQITNFYTDEADHTRQLDDLAARMDQAQNRMHADGHYGLLVVLQAMDAAGKDSSIRRIFKGVNPSRFQIAPFKKPAKEDLSHDFLWRFWQELPERGQIGVFNRSYYEEVLALRVHPDRLSQQMIPPGLLPKDEKMLWKQRFGDIVHFEDYLFRNGFPIVKFYLNVDKEEQGKRLIARLEDTQKQWKLSESDLEEREFWPNYLQAYEDTINATATRQNPWYVIPSDDRPNQQLIIASVITELLESLPVDFPTTDPKEAEQLIKKIKKQDS, translated from the coding sequence ATGAAAAACTTAAAAACCAGCCAGTTCCGGTTTGATGGCAAAAAGAAATTCCTAATTGCTGACAATCCAACTCAGATTACCAATTTTTATACCGACGAAGCAGATCACACCCGGCAGCTGGACGATTTGGCCGCTCGTATGGATCAGGCCCAGAACCGAATGCACGCCGATGGCCATTACGGATTACTGGTTGTACTTCAGGCAATGGACGCTGCCGGAAAAGACAGTAGCATTCGACGAATTTTTAAAGGCGTTAATCCCTCCCGCTTTCAGATAGCTCCTTTCAAGAAGCCAGCCAAAGAAGACCTGAGTCATGACTTTTTGTGGCGGTTTTGGCAGGAGCTTCCCGAACGGGGTCAGATTGGTGTTTTTAACCGGTCGTATTATGAGGAGGTGCTCGCTCTACGAGTGCATCCCGACCGTTTGAGCCAGCAAATGATTCCACCTGGTTTATTACCAAAGGATGAAAAAATGCTTTGGAAACAACGCTTCGGCGACATCGTGCATTTTGAGGACTACCTTTTCAGAAACGGCTTCCCGATTGTAAAGTTCTATCTGAATGTTGATAAGGAAGAACAAGGCAAGCGACTTATTGCCCGACTGGAAGACACTCAGAAGCAGTGGAAATTAAGCGAAAGCGACCTCGAAGAGCGCGAATTCTGGCCCAACTATTTACAGGCTTACGAGGACACGATTAATGCTACCGCAACCCGGCAAAATCCGTGGTATGTCATACCCAGCGACGATCGGCCCAATCAGCAGTTGATTATAGCGTCGGTTATTACCGAGTTGTTGGAGTCACTACCCGTCGATTTTCCAACGACTGACCCCAAAGAAGCAGAACAGCTGATCAAGAAAATAAAAAAACAGGATAGCTGA
- a CDS encoding DUF4286 family protein produces the protein MILYNTTYSVANEVEHDWLHWMKTSHIPAMLSTGLPISHKLLRLLTEIDNGGVTYSVQLDFNAMEDYFTYQSLHADEMQQQMHDRFANQFVSFDTLLEDA, from the coding sequence ATGATTCTTTACAACACTACCTATAGCGTGGCCAACGAAGTCGAGCATGACTGGCTCCATTGGATGAAAACCAGCCACATTCCGGCTATGCTGTCAACAGGTCTGCCCATCAGTCATAAGTTGCTCCGCCTGTTGACCGAAATCGATAACGGCGGTGTGACTTATTCCGTACAGCTTGACTTTAATGCCATGGAGGATTATTTCACCTACCAAAGTCTTCATGCCGACGAGATGCAACAGCAGATGCATGACCGCTTCGCCAATCAGTTTGTATCGTTCGATACCCTGCTGGAAGATGCGTAA